Genomic segment of Arachis stenosperma cultivar V10309 chromosome 4, arast.V10309.gnm1.PFL2, whole genome shotgun sequence:
GTAGTTTAGAGGTTACTACTATTGAAAGCGATGAAACTGAGGCACTCGTGTGTGTATAACTCAGTACTGCCTACCGAAAGTGAGAGAGGTTGTTTCTTGTCTAAGACTCAGTCCCAAAACAGAGAGGACATAAAAGTGTGTACCCTACCATCCAATTAGAGGATCCATTGCCCTACCTCAAAGGGCCACCTTAATAAAtttggctaatttttttaaaaataaaaaaatgatgtGTAATTCAATATTATAGttaattagtatattttttaatatgaatttaaaattttttatttttaataataaattagactctcaaatttaaaaaattagaaagtgATTTTGATAGTGGACAAATTAAAAGGTCTAATTTGTAGTGGGATGATGTTTTTTCGTTCTCAagtaaattgaaaattttaattagtatgtttaaaacaattttaacactacaatacaaatttttttaaaaataaataaataaataaaaatcacaAATCTAATCCTTAAATTTGTGATAtccacaaaaaaaattaataatcatAAATCTAATTCTTAAATTTGTAGTATCCATAAAAAAAACACACTAAATTTTTACATTGTTAAAAAACATCATTACAACTCCaacactaaaaataaaaagcgtaatataaattatataaaatcaatatattaagcttttaaaattatttaaatatttcagttttcaattttaattatgtcatattctttcattttctttccctTTAATCAAACTCTATATTTATATGGTCTGTCTTTTCTAATACCGGCTTCTTGTGGCCTAGCTAATCcgaaggaaaaaaaaaggatatatatatatatatatatatatatatatatatatatatatatatatatatatatatagagagagagagagagagagagattaaTTAAAGAAGGAAACcaatatatatacacattattaggtaataaaaatattatattattgtaaaagatattttaaaatattataggTATTAAGGAtgaaagtatttttttatatttttatatcaaataaaaatacttCTTCTATGTAGTATAGGATAGAACACATTATAGTtctcttaaaaaaaatgatcaaaatttattattttagtctttACTTTTAGTCATTAACTAATTTTagtctaataatttaataacataTTTTTAGCCTACATTtttttactctatttttttttctcactaaaataataataaagagagATGGCCTTATAagaaagaaatttaaaaagttttataCGAACTTCACTTTATCATTATACGTATACTTCTATGTTCTATCATATGATTAAACTTTACTACTTTCATATACGTCACTTTTATTCCCACTAATACCTAAATTTTGGCGAATAAACCTAAAGCAATGTATATCTTTTCAAACAAGTTCTGGAAGAGATGTAGAATATATAGTATAATACTATAAATGATGGGGCTGTAAAGAGAAGGAAGAGACAGAACATGAAATTACATGACCTACCCCCTTTAAAGTTTTTGAAAGTATTTTTGCTCttataactatatatattatttttaatatatattttttttataccaTCATTATCATTGCTCATCATTACTCATAACTAAGATCTATCTTTATCATCCTTATCAACATATAGAAGTGAAGGTTTGAGGGATGGTGTACCGTGTATGTGGTGTGAGATGTGGTGGGAATGAAAGGAGTGTTAGTTAAGAACTTAATTAAGACAAAGAAAAAAAGGATATGATAATTTTAagagtttttttaaaaaactatttagataataataataaagaaaaagaaaatagtgTAGTTCCAATGTAGCTCTTATTAACAGTTAACAACAATGATAGTATAGTTGATCATGACATTACTAATTCTCACAACTCAATTTTGGCTCTAAGGGGTGGGACTAAAAGAACATGGGATCTTGATAAGAGTTTGGGTCTTATTTCCAAGGATGAAGATGGAGTAATTGAGGCTTTGGCAAATATGAATATTCATGGTCTATTGTGGCGGTTTTAATCTATAGAGCAtttcattattttctttttttttttattctctaagtgttagttttaattttaggtcttagtaattagtttagtttttgcTGTTTTAAGTCTCTTGAATGTAATATGTGCATATGGTGTAACTTTGTTTGTCTCTTTTAGAGTCAAGCGTGTATAAAATATCTAGAAAAAAAAGTGTTTAATGTTAAGGGATCTTAAAATTAAGATCTTAAAATTAAGGGtaataaagtattaaattagtctctatgtttgggtataattttgtttttgtctttaaaatttaaaacgtcctatttgaatttaaaaaagttttatttagttttaatgtAGTCCCACCATGaggtcaaaattaaataattaacgaaatATCCTACATAACAACAGTACAAGAACAATATCGATAATTTGGAGAATAAATACAAGCTCCAGAACCACAAATCAATCGTGAATGaatcaatatatttatttattattctttttaattctatagaaaatattttatttaaattgtaaaaaaatgataaataaatgtattgatgcattcacgattgattttgtgtctctaGATTTTGTACTTGTTTTTCAAATTATTGACACTGTTCTTGTACAATGAAGCTACATAAAACTattttggattcaaatagaaCATTTTAAACTTTAAGGACCAGAGTAGGATTATGTTCAAATGTAGAGgatcaatttaatactttaccctaaaattaaattaaaatgcTTTGTATAAGTATtgttcaaaaaattaatttcaaatatatatatatatatatatatatatatatatatatggttaatataaaagtaagaaaaatatatattataaatcaCATATAATAAGTTTAAAAAAGAtagatttatctattttatttttgataaataattatgtataattgttaaaattagttatttatcCAGTATTTCTCTTCAAATTAAAGATGCGAGTGTCATGTCCGATAGATAGAATAATGTTAATTGTTAAAACTTAAAAGCGAGTAGGTCAAAAACCTAAGGTGGGGGACGACAAACCCACATGGGTCCATTGAATTTTGTCCAATAAGGATGTTTGTGGCACTTTCGGCAGAACGTTAGTGGGATTTCAtcatttttctcttatttttttttttaaatagttcaCGTCTTAAAAATATGATGAAtctcaattttatttatttaaagaaTTAGGAGCGAGGATGAATTTTAGAATGAAAGAATTATTATAACATCTAATCATGGTGAATGCATCATTACTGAAGATTTAGAAGAATGATTAATAATTAGTAAGGGTGTTTAAAGAATTATCCATAAAATTTAAAGgataaaatattctttttatttttaatatttgtaatttttttaaaaatatttttagtatttaattttatttaaatttatctcTAACATTTTCGATTTGTATCAAAATTATTTCTAAACATTAATTCtatcaaaaatattaaagacaaaattaaaaaatacataaataattttgacacaaataaaaaatattagagacaaAATATTGACTGAgtctaaaatattaaaaatatatttttttaaattataaatattaaaaacaaaagacatattttacttaatttaaaattttaatgagaAATTAAACTCCATCTAGATCGTTGAGTTAGGTATTTTTCATTCTTATGAAATCTTTTTATGGTGCACACTATTTATTTGCTTCCTCTACAGTGCCACACTAGAATGTAATTAGTGGAGGTAATAAAATGACAGTTAAAATTCAGATAAAGTGGACTTTACGTGAAATTGATATTTGAGAATTGTTAactgaaaatttagtcaaattatctaacgactctcaaATATCAATTTTACGTAAAGTTGACTGCACTTAAGTTTCCACCTAAAAAGAGCGATAAGTACCATGATGATAATggctagaattgaatccactcATTCCCTAAGAAAGCGCATCATATGCATGTGCGTGTAGTTTGTGTTTTGTTCAGTTTGAGTTTCAGTTCCAGAAACTCATTAATTGAATTTATGACCATATATCATACGACAAAGGATCAGACCAATCATGAAATTAAGAAGATGCCGTGCACCCATTTTGAAGTAGAAACCCTACTGTTATTTACACCATCACCCATGCATTTTGAACTGATTTTGCTTAAGGACAAAATTGATAAGCATGCATTTAAGTTAGTAGATACTAATCCTTAGCTTATTCCTTCATCATCACATTAAAAGATAATATAATACACCTTAGTggattttaatttgtgtttgaCTAAATCAATAATGGGATGTAAGCGATTGAAAACCAAAACAAGTTTTTACGGGGACAAAATTAATAAGATCAAAATAATAACAACTTAACAAGATATACCCATAACCAAGATTCAACACATACTCACctcaataaattaaaaaaaaatttgataaattattAACCAAAAGTAATAATTATCATGCACCTTGTTTAGTAataattgttttttttaaatatataaattatttaattgttGTTAACTCACCTCATGTCACCCATTTAACATTCTTATAAACATGTTTAATTTCAAGCCAAGTAGTATTATCAGATTAATCATTTACTTCATTTTTTTGTAAGAAAAAAAAgacatatacatacatacatacatgtTATTAACACACACGCACACGACACGACATAaaccaataattttttaaataaaaaaaattacaaactGAAAGGGGGAGGGTGTGATGATCATGAGAATCTCAGGTGGGAGGAGCATGAccggaggaagaagaagaggaagaagaagaagaagaagaaggagaagaagaagaagaagaagaattcgcTAACAACAAGTTAGCGAGAGCAGTCATGGCGCGAACCTGCATCTCAAGAGCAGGTATATAATCAATGGCTTCTTCTAGAATCACCGGAAGAGGTTCCTTCCTGCAACCAGGAACCAACCTTCCCAACAACCTCACTTTCTTCTGAACCGCCGGAACTGTCTTTACCTTCAATCGAACCACGTTCAACCGGGTTCTTGTTCTTCTCGACCTGACCACCGGTCccactcttttcttcttcttctttatcttgTTCTTCATGAAGCTCAGCTTGAGCCGGTTCGTGAGTATGGCGCGACTCCACCGGCTTCTACCTCTTGCGGCGCTGGCAAGAACTCTGTCGGCGGTTTCGCGGATGGACTTACCGCCGCCCGAGAGGGTGGATCCGGCGAGGGCTTGCCGGAGTTTGGTGGAGTATAGGTTTTGTTGTGTTTGGGATTTCCATTTGTTGACTTGGCGGTTGTTCTTCTGTTTGTGGTTCTTGGAATgaggctttttcttcttgttgtgGTTGTGCACGTGCGAGTCACGTGATGGGGTAGAGGTGAGT
This window contains:
- the LOC130973339 gene encoding transcription factor bHLH147-like yields the protein MKLNSEMGSSSLIPTALTSTPSRDSHVHNHNKKKKPHSKNHKQKNNRQVNKWKSQTQQNLYSTKLRQALAGSTLSGGGKSIRETADRVLASAARGRSRWSRAILTNRLKLSFMKNKIKKKKKRVGPVVRSRRTRTRLNVVRLKVKTVPAVQKKVRLLGRLVPGCRKEPLPVILEEAIDYIPALEMQVRAMTALANLLLANSSSSSSSPSSSSSSSSSSSSGHAPPT